One Thermoanaerobacter pseudethanolicus ATCC 33223 genomic window, TAAAAAAAGGGGGGTTAGTTGTATAATTAAATGCAACAGATAAAAGAATAGAAACCATAGTGAAAATCGTGTATGATATAGGTGTCAACTAAACATCATACAAGGAGGATTTTCACTATGGTTCATAATAATGATACCACAAAAAAGCGTTCTTTTAAACACTTAAGTAGCTATGAACGAGGAGAAATCTATGCATTACTCAAAGAAGGAAGAAGTATTCGGTATATTGCTAAAAAACTTAATCGATCTCCAAGCACTATAAGCCGTGAAATTAAACGTGGAACTACTACACAACTTAGAAGTGATTTATCTTCTTATACAAGCTATTTTCCTGAAACCGGTCAAGCTATCTACGAAAAAAATCGCTCAAATTGCGGAGCTAAATTTAAAGTAGCTAAAGCAGAAGATTTTTTGAAATATGCTGAAAATAAAATATTAAATGAAAAATGGTCACCAGATGCAGTTGTAGGCTATTGTAAAAAAGACCCAAGCTGGAATAATAAAACTATTGTTTGTACTAAAACACTGTACAACTATATAGATAGAGGATTATTAAAAGTTAAAAACATTGATTTACCTTTAAAACTACGTTTAAAACCAAGAAAGAAACAAAATCGTAAAAATAAACGTATTATGGGTAAAAGTATTGATTTTAGGCCTAAAGAAGTTGAAAGCCGTGAAGTTTTTGGGCATTGGGAAATAGATACGTTAATTGGCAAGAAATCTAATGACAAGGTCCTTTTAACATTAATAGAGCGTAAGACTCGCCATGAAATAATATTCTTATTAGATGCAAAAGACAATAAATCTGTTAAAGATGCATTATCAAAATTAAAAGATATGTTTGGTGACAATTTAAGCAAGGTCTTTAAAACAATAACATCTGATAATGGTACAGAGTTTAGTGATTTAGAAAGTGCTCTTTTAGAATATGGCGTAGAAGTATATTATACACATCCATATTCATCTTGGGAAAGAGCTACAAATGAACGACATAACGGTCTTATACGACGTTTCATCCCTAAAGGTAAAAGTATTAAAGATTTATCTATAGATACGATAAAGAGAGTAGAAAACTGGCTTAATAACCTTCCACGAAAATTGTTAAATTACAAAACGCCTAAGGAATACTTTTATGAAGAGCTGGCAAAAATCTGTTAAGCCCATCCATTATAAAGTTTAGAGCTCGTTCGTGATTTGTCAAGGGCAGGCTTCGCCTGACTTTAACCCTTGACAAATCACGACCTTCGCTCAACTTGTTAACTAAGATGGGCTTAAGGTTATATATGATTTGTTCCAAATCCTATATCTACATGATTTTCATTAGGTGTTGCATTTAATATTGCAATTTATAATAAAAAAAGGGGTAGAAAACTACTCCTTTTTTTATGTGCGCCCGGCATGGGCGATAGCTAGGCGGTGAAAGTCCGCTGTGGGCTTGGTAGTGGGAACCACTAGCCAAAAGCAAGGGTGTCCATCGTGAGGTGGAATCTGAAGGAAGCTTAAGGCAAAATCTCGGTCTGATGAACAAGAACCAGATAAGAGGCTGAATTGGGATGGATGAGTTTGCGTAACAAAACGAAGTCCAACACTACCCGAATCCCATACAGTAAATCTGGCAGATATATGAGATGAAAGTTATCGTTCTTACCCGGGGAGGTCTCAAGGACAAGTCACTAAAGTGAACTCTGAAGTGACAACCCATACAGTGATGTATGGTTGAACCTTGAGAAGTCAGCAGAGGTCATAGTACTTATCTAGTCATGAATAGATAAGGAAGGGCCGAACGTTAGGAGGTTTTGGAAATCTTATGGACTCGAAAGATATGCAGAGACTGCAGACAACTCAACAAAGAGGCTATCCGTTGAATAGAGAAATGGAATTTCAAAAGACAACGGAAGTGCATAGTATATCATCGGCGTCAAAAGATAGAAGAAACGATGTACAAAGATATACCAGCAAGATGCTTGAAATGATAGTAGAACGAGGAAACATGAGAGCAGCATACAAGCGCGTTGTTGCAAATAAAGGAAGCCATGGAGTCGATGGGATGGAAGTAGATGAACTTCTACCGTATCTCAAAGAAAACTGGGCAACCATAAAACAACAACTGCTGGAGGGGAAATACAAACCACAACCAGTGCGAAGAGTAGAAATTTCCAAACCAGATGGAGGAGTAAGACTACTAGGAATACCTACAGCACTAGATAGGCTAATACAACAAGCAATAGCCCAAATACTAAATAGAGTCTACAACCATACATTTTCTGATAGCAGTTATGGATTTAGACCAGGACGCAGTGCAAAAGACGCAATAAAAGCCGCAGAAGCATATATAAATGAAGGATATACATGGGTTGTAGATATGGACTTAGAAAAGTTCTTTGACAGAGTAAACCACGACATAATAATGTCCAAACTAGAAAAGCGGATAGGAGACAAAAGAGTACTAAAGTTAATAAGAAGATACTTAGAATCAGGAGTAATGATAAACGGAATCAAAGTATCAACAGAAGAAGGAACACCCCAAGGAGGGCCATTAAGTCCCCTATTAGCAAACATAATGTTGGACGAACTAGACAAAGAACTTGAAAAGAGAGGACACAAATTCTGTCGGTACGCAGATGACTGCAACATATATGTAAAAAGCAGGTCTGCAGGAAACAGAGTAATGAAGAGCATAAAGAAATTCATAGAAAGCAAATTAAAATTAAAAATCAATGAAGCAAAAAGTGCTGTAGATAGACCATGGAGAAGAAAATTTCTTGGATTTTCATTCTACACAAAAGAAAACGAAGTAAGAATAAGAATCCATGAAAAATCCATCAAAAGGTTTAAGGAAAAAGTAAGAGAAATAACCAATCGGAACAAGGGAATAAGCATGGAAAACAGAATAAAAAGACTAAATCAAATAACAACAGGATGGGTCAACTATTTTGGATTAGCAGACGCGAAAAGCATAATGAAAACCCTTGACGAATGGATAAGGCGAAGACTAAGGGCATGTATATGGAAACAATGGAAGAAGATAAAAACGAAGCATGATAACCTAGTAAAACTAGGAGTAGAAGAACAAAAAGCCTGGGAATACGCCAATACAAGGAAAGGCTACTGGAGAATATCCAATAGCCCAATCCTAAATAAGACTCTTACAAATAAATACTTTGAAAGCATAGGTTATAAGAGTTTATCCCAAAGATATCTAATTGTACACAATTCCTAATGAACCGCCGTATACCGAACGGTACGTACGGTGGTGTGAGAGGACGCTGAATAAAATAATTATTCAGCTCCTACTCGATTGACAAAATGAAAGTGATAATATATAATCATAAATAAGCAAAAACAATCATAAATGAGCGGAATAACATTGAATGGATGTGAATGAATATGAGTATATCTGATAGGATGTTTGGTGAGGAGAGACGCTTAAAAATTGCGGAAATTATAAGTAAGGATAAAAGTATCAGTGTTTCTGAGCTTAGCAAACTCTTTAATGTTTCTGAGTCAACAATAAGAAGAGATTTGCACGTACTGGAAGAAAAGGGTTTCATACAAAGGACTCACGGTGGCGCGATATTGAATGTTGGCACTCATTATGAGCCTGCATTTTTTGAAAAAGAAGATGTGGAACTAGAGGCAAAAAGGAAGATAGGTAAAATTGCTGCATCAATGATAGAAGAAGGAGATTCTATAATTTTAGATGCCGGTACGACTACTCTTGAGATTGCGCGAAATCTTAAAAATACGAAACTTACTGTTGTCACTAATTCACCTCTTATTGCAATAGAGCTTTCAAAACACGAGGATATTGAGCTTATTGTGACAGGAGGTATACAGAGGTGGAGGACTAAGGCTTTAGTTGGTCCTATTGCTGAAATGGTAATAAGACAGTTTAAAGTGGATAAGGCTTTTATAGGCACAAATGCTATATCTTTTGAGGATGGGCTTATGACTCCAGACTTAATTGAGGCCAATACAAAAAAGGCCATGTGTGATGTGTCAAGTGAAGTTTATATAGTAGCAGATCACACTAAATTTGGAAAGAAGTCTTTTGTTAAATTTGCAGATATAAAGGACATTACGGCAATAATAACAGATGATGAGATTGAC contains:
- a CDS encoding IS30 family transposase, translated to MVHNNDTTKKRSFKHLSSYERGEIYALLKEGRSIRYIAKKLNRSPSTISREIKRGTTTQLRSDLSSYTSYFPETGQAIYEKNRSNCGAKFKVAKAEDFLKYAENKILNEKWSPDAVVGYCKKDPSWNNKTIVCTKTLYNYIDRGLLKVKNIDLPLKLRLKPRKKQNRKNKRIMGKSIDFRPKEVESREVFGHWEIDTLIGKKSNDKVLLTLIERKTRHEIIFLLDAKDNKSVKDALSKLKDMFGDNLSKVFKTITSDNGTEFSDLESALLEYGVEVYYTHPYSSWERATNERHNGLIRRFIPKGKSIKDLSIDTIKRVENWLNNLPRKLLNYKTPKEYFYEELAKIC
- a CDS encoding DeoR/GlpR family DNA-binding transcription regulator encodes the protein MNMSISDRMFGEERRLKIAEIISKDKSISVSELSKLFNVSESTIRRDLHVLEEKGFIQRTHGGAILNVGTHYEPAFFEKEDVELEAKRKIGKIAASMIEEGDSIILDAGTTTLEIARNLKNTKLTVVTNSPLIAIELSKHEDIELIVTGGIQRWRTKALVGPIAEMVIRQFKVDKAFIGTNAISFEDGLMTPDLIEANTKKAMCDVSSEVYIVADHTKFGKKSFVKFADIKDITAIITDDEIDYEIVRKYEQANIDIVSFGKDENNDNDGNGESSN
- the ltrA gene encoding group II intron reverse transcriptase/maturase, producing the protein MDSKDMQRLQTTQQRGYPLNREMEFQKTTEVHSISSASKDRRNDVQRYTSKMLEMIVERGNMRAAYKRVVANKGSHGVDGMEVDELLPYLKENWATIKQQLLEGKYKPQPVRRVEISKPDGGVRLLGIPTALDRLIQQAIAQILNRVYNHTFSDSSYGFRPGRSAKDAIKAAEAYINEGYTWVVDMDLEKFFDRVNHDIIMSKLEKRIGDKRVLKLIRRYLESGVMINGIKVSTEEGTPQGGPLSPLLANIMLDELDKELEKRGHKFCRYADDCNIYVKSRSAGNRVMKSIKKFIESKLKLKINEAKSAVDRPWRRKFLGFSFYTKENEVRIRIHEKSIKRFKEKVREITNRNKGISMENRIKRLNQITTGWVNYFGLADAKSIMKTLDEWIRRRLRACIWKQWKKIKTKHDNLVKLGVEEQKAWEYANTRKGYWRISNSPILNKTLTNKYFESIGYKSLSQRYLIVHNS